In Phycodurus eques isolate BA_2022a chromosome 23, UOR_Pequ_1.1, whole genome shotgun sequence, a genomic segment contains:
- the LOC133397799 gene encoding LOW QUALITY PROTEIN: multiple PDZ domain protein-like (The sequence of the model RefSeq protein was modified relative to this genomic sequence to represent the inferred CDS: deleted 1 base in 1 codon) translates to MIETMDTQRALQAVERLQAKLKERGEVPTEEKLSLLKSVLQSPLFHQILALQKSVQQLKDQGCGIHVTEEQHNGSHVAPSDISAGEIKCDQLDQIIQTMAQGRYVAHVDLQKPAMGGLGFSVVGLKSENRGELGIFVQEIQAGSVAHSDGKLKEADQILAINGQPLDQTVTHQQAIGILQRASERVRLIVARGPIPQLWQHVETIELVNDGTGLGFGIVGGKTTGVIVKTILPGGIADQDSRLRSGDHILRIGDTDLYGMGSEQVAQVLRQCGNRVKLVITRGHVDENPSVTASTPASLPPDKGDETEEEEGGFDVSLIKNTQGLGITIAGYVGDKNAEPSGIFVKSITKDSAVDQDGRIHVGDQIVSVDGVDIQGYTNQQAVEVLRHTGQAVHLKLIRRGFRPDEIPPAVAPVVTILPPSAAVLNEPDVEGQIEADRDETQSRTMNEGPAVTPVVDQLTEGKHGTTTPTPFDEEELSKKWREILGANNEVIVAQVEKFSENSGLGISLEANGGHHYIRSVLPEGPVGRCAKLFSGDEMVEVNGISLIGETHKEVVRILKELPLCVYVTCCRPAPRQQADIDASKPQVEASSARCQLKQEQIDVSVVEVVEAANDVTPEATASPLAMWELEIQNIELEKGAGGLGFSILDYQDPLDPAKTVIVIRSLVPNGVAEQDGRLLPGDRLVFVNETNLESASLEDAVQALKGAELGMVQIGVAKPLPGISGDSYSAQLYGGQEVTSLSARRSFDFGGSLLEDRDEEELPGGVLFRAEPALVDTSEVDQKGPEHAYYGDEDTFQASLIALHGSSSDLDFLNVSTPETSSYLDFVPASVTARLGASDEDLATAEETTEHSDSYSLFLDLQTTPEVQPEPAELVQGQAEEPFVDFVGQPISPEEDEDVDAGADAAGQAAISGSNFERTITVVKGNSSLGMTVSAMKDGLGMLIRSIIHGGSISRDGRLGVGDLILAINGEPTAKLSNAQARAMLRRHSLIGPDMGSACTPDDDLCPFYVITYVPAEYLEEYESSLERSDKDDVFFEPTSVPAPKDVPNLPEREDGEGEESVSYSNWNQPRLVELFRQPGKSLGISIVGGRGMGSRLSNGEVMRGIFIKHILDDSPAGHNGTLKTGDRIVEVDGVDLRDASHEEAVEAIRRAGNSVSFLVQSIIQKPRSSTSAESIEEKVPSLPRDKEDKEGDSHSRLVLRLSPTNPFTPTPFKPKKRDAAKAAPATVALALPVLPHAGETDADALTETPAQPLGADVGNGEEEAAESGCSWENVVQRYGNLPGVLHAIELEKGKTGLGLSLAGNRDRARMSVFVVGIDPAGAAGTDGRMLVGDELLEINGQVLYGHSHQNASSTIKSSPSKVKIIFIRNTEALEQMAVGPVREPEGDAVEPHAEEDFAVGEGTTEDNVTIQESCTAAVNKESEVASQPETVTSHSRSSSLSTLACDPATCPIIPGCETTIDISKGRTGLGLSIVGGCDTLLGAIIIHEVYEEGAASKDGRLWAGDQILEVNGIDLRAASHDEAINVLRQTPQRVQLTVYRDEAQYKEEELWDSFIVELHKRPGQGLGLSIVGRRSRDQRNDTGVFVSDIIKGGLADADGRLMQGDQILSVNGEDVRSATQEAVADLLKCCVGSLKMDVGRFKAGPFHSQRRLSQSSQMEQTSEPCTSKVGSEILSGDPSQQAPDHQDVRTAEFTKGPGDSLGVSIAGGVGSPLGNIPIFIAMMNPAGLAAQTQKLMVGDRITSICGTSTEGMSHSQAVTLLKNATGTIQLQVVAGGDNTVTGAAQEQAAGGLPPPSCIFQDDLSPPQYKSITLARGADGLGFSIVGGYGSPHGDLPIYVKTVFGKGAAAEDGRLKRGDQIVAVNGQPLEGVTHEEAVGILKRTKGSVTLTVLS, encoded by the exons GGGTGTGGCATTCACGTCACAGAAGAGCAACACAACGGCAGCCATGTCGCGCCCTCGGACATCAGCGCCGGCGAAATCAAATGTGATCAATTGGATCAGATTATTCAGACTATGGCGCAG GGACGCTACGTGGCCCACGTGGACTTGCAGAAGCCGGCGATGGGGGGTCTGGGATTCAGCGTGGTGGGCCTGAAGAGCGAGAACCGCGGCGAGCTGGGCATCTTCGTCCAGGAGATCCAAGCGGGGAGTGTGGCTCACAG CGATGGCAAGCTGAAGGAAGCCGACCAGATTTTGGCCATCAACGGGCAGCCCCTCGACCAGACGGTCACCCACCAGCAGGCCATCGGCATCCTGCAGAGGGCGTCGGAGAGGGTGCGGCTCATCGTGGCCCGGGGACCCATACCTCAGCTG TGGCAACACGTGGAGACTATCGAGCTGGTCAACGACGGCACCGGCCTGGGCTTTGGTATTGTGGGAGGGAAGACGACGGGCGTTATTGTGAAAACCATCCTTCCTGGAGGCATCGCCGACCAG GACAGCCGCCTGAGAAGCGGCGACCACATCCTAAGAATCGGAGACACTGACCTCTACGGAATGGGCAGCGAGCAGGTGGCGCAGGTTCTGCGACAGTGCGGCAACCGGGTGAAGCTGGTCATCACGCGGGGCCACGTGGACGAGAACCCTTCCGTCACCGCGTCCACGCCGGCGTCGCTCCCGCCGGACAAG GGCGATGAgacggaagaagaagaaggcgggTTCGACGTCAGCCTTATCAAGAACACCCAAGGGCTGGGGATCACTATTGCCGGTTATGTTGGCGATAAAAATGCAG agcCCTCCGGTATTTTCGTCAAGAGCATAACCAAAGACAGCGCTGTAGATCAAGACGGTCGCATTCACGTGGGGGACCAGATCGTGTCT GTGGACGGCGTGGACATCCAGGGATACACCAACCAACAGGCCGTGGAAGTCCTCCGGCACACGGGCCAGGCCGTCCACCTGAAGCTGATCCGCCGGGGGTTCCGTCCCGACGAGATCCCACCCGCCGTGGCCCCCGTCGTCACCATCCTGCCTCCGTCTGCTGCCGTCCTGAACGAGCCGGACGTGGAGGGACAGATAGAAGCAGACCGAG ATGAAACGCAGTCGCGCACAATGAACGAAGGACCCGCCGTCACGCCGGTTGTAGATCAGCTGACAGAAGGCAAACACG GGACCACAACTCCGACGCCCTTCGATGAAGAGGAACTCTCGAAAAAGTGGCGAGAGATTCTGGGCGCAAATAATGAAGTCATC GTGGCTCAGGTGGAGAAATTCAGCGAGAACAGCGGCCTCGGGATAAGCCTGGAAGCCAACGGCGGTCATCACTACATCCGCTCCGTGCTGCCCGAAGGGCCCGTCGGCCGTTGCGCCAAACTATTCAGCGGAGATGAAATGGTCGAG gtCAACGGTATATCCCTGATCGGTGAGACCCACAAGGAGGTGGTCCGAATCTTGAAGGAGCTGCCGCTCTGTGTGTACGTGACATGCTGCAGACCCGCCCCCCGCCAGCAGGCCGACATCGACGCTTCAAAACCACAAGTGGAAGCTTCGTCTGCCAGATGCCAATTAAAG CAGGAGCAAATCGACGTGAGCGTCGTGGAAGTGGTGGAAGCGGCAAATGATGTGACTCCGGAGGCGACGGCATCTCCTTTGGCCATGTGGGAGCTGGAGATCCAAAATATCGAACTGGAGAAAGGAGCAGGAGGATTGGGATTCAGCATTCTGGACTACCAG GACCCACTGGACCCAGCCAAAACGGTCATCGTGATTCGTTCCCTGGTTCCCAACGGGGTGGCCGAGCAGGACGGACGACTCCTGCCGGGCGACCGACTGGTGTTCGTCAACGAAACCAACCTGGAAAGCGCCAGCCTGGAAGATGCTGTCCAAGCGCTCAAGGGGGCCGAGCTTGGCATGGTGCAAATCGGGGTGGCCAAACCCCTGCCC GGGATAAGTGGGGATTCCTACTCAGCGCAGCTTTACGGTGGGCAGGAAGTCACGTCGCTCTCCGCCCGCCGGTCATTTGACTTCGGCGGTAGTTTGCTCGAAGACCGAGACGAAGAAGAACTGCCCGGCGGAGTCCTTTTCCGAGCAGAGCCGGCATTG GTGGACACCAGTGAAGTGGACCAAAAGGGTCCTGAGCACGCTTACTACGGCGATGAGGACACATTCCAGGCCTCGTTGATTGCGCTTCACGGAAGTAGCTCGGACCTGGATTTCCTGAACGTATCCACGCCCGAG ACTTCAAGTTACCTCGACTTTGTACCGGCGTCCGTGACAGCCCGTCTAGGCGCTTCCGATGAGGACCTAGCCACCGCCGAGGAAACGACGGAGCACTCCGACTCCTACAGTCTGTTTCTTGACCTCCAGACCACACCCGAAGTGCAGCCTGAACCGGCGGAACTGGTTCAAGGTCAAGCAGAAGAGCCCTTTGTCGATTTTGTGGGTCAACCGATCTCGCCGGAG GAGGACGAGGACGTTGACGCGGGAGCCGACGCTGCCGGCCAAGCTGCAATCTCAGGGAGCAATTTCGAACGGACGATCACGGTTGTCAAGGGCAACTCGAGTCTTG GAATGACAGTGAGCGCCATGAAAGACGGCCTGGGGATGCTGATCCGAAGCATCATCCACGGCGGGTCCATCAGTCGGGACGGGCGCCTGGGCGTGGGCGACCTCATCCTGGCCATTAACGGCGAGCCCACTGCCAAGCTGAGCAACGCTCAGGCCCGCGCCATGCTTCGCAGGCACTCTCTTATCGGACCGGACATGGG ATCTGCTTGCACACCCGACGAC GATCTGTGCCCATTTTATGT CATCACGTACGTCCCGGCGGAATATTTGGAGGAGTACGAGAGCAGCCTGGAGCGGAGCGACAAAGACGACGTCTTCTTCGAACCGACGTCTGTTCCGGCTCCAAA GGATGTTCCCAACCTTCCCGAGCGGGAGGATGGTGAGGGAGAGGAGAGTGTGTCTTACAGCAACTGGAACCAACCAAGACT AGTGGAGCTTTTCAGACAGCCAGGCAAGTCCCTGGGCATCAGCATTGTCGGCGGCCGCGGGATGGGCAGCCGGCTGAGCAACGGCGAGGTGATGCGGGGCATTTTCATCAAGCACATCCTGGACGACAGTCCCGCCGGACACAACGGCACCTTGAAGACCGGAGACAGGATTGTGGAG GTGGATGGCGTGGATCTGAGAGACGCCAGTCACGAGGAGGCGGTGGAGGCCATACGCAGGGCAGGAAATTCTGTGTCCTTCCTGGTGCAGAGTATTATCCAGAAACCCAGG TCGTCAACGAGTGCAGAATCCATCGAGGAGAAAGTGCCATCTCTACCAAGGGACAAGGAGGACAAG GAGGGTGACAGTCACAGTAGACTTGTCCTCCGCCTCTCCCCAACTAACCCTTTCACTCCTACCCCGTTTAAG CCGAAGAAGCGTGACGCTGCAAAGGCGGCGCCCGCCACCGTGGCCCTCGCCCTGCCGGTGTTGCCGCACGCGGGGGAGACGGACGCCGACGCTCTGACGGAGACTCCGGCTCAGCCCCTCGGGGCTGACGTGGGGAACGGCGAAGAGGAAGCGGCGGAGTCGGGATGCAGCTGGG AGAACGTCGTCCAGCGCTACGGCAACCTCCCGGGTGTCCTGCACGCCATCGAGCTGGAGAAGGGCAAGACGGGCCTGGGCCTCAGCCTGGCTGGCAACCGGGACCGCGCCCGCATGAGCGTCTTTGTGGTGGGCATCGACCCCGCGGGGGCGGCCGGGACCGACGGACGCATGCTCGTCGGGGACGAGCTCCTCGAG atTAATGGACAGGTCCTCTACGGCCACAGTCATCAGAATGCATCTTCCACGATCAAAAGCTCCCCATCTAAagtcaaaatcatctttatcag GAACACAGAGGCACTGGAGCAGATGGCGGTGGGACCCGTGAGAGAACCCGAGGGAGACGCAGTCGAGCCCCACGCGGAG GAAGACTTTGCGGTTGGTGAAGGCACCACGGAGGACAATGTAACCATCCAGGAAAGCTGCACCGCAGCTGTGAATAAGGAATCAGAGGTCGCCAGTCAACCCGAAACAGTTACAA gTCATAGTCGTTCGTCCAGCCTGTCTACGCTGGCCTGCGACCCAGCAACGTGCCCCATCATCCCGGGCTGCGAGACCACCATCGACATCTCCAAAGGGCGGACGGGCCTGGGGCTCAGCATCGTTGGGGGCTGCGACACCTTGCTG GGAGCCATCATCATCCACGAGGTGTACGAAGAAGGTGCGGCCTCCAAGGATGGCAGGCTTTGGGCTGGAGACCAAATCCTAGAG GTGAACGGCATCGACTTGCGCGCGGCGAGCCACGACGAGGCCATCAACGTGCTGCGGCAGACCCCGCAGCGAGTCCAACTGACCGTCTACAGGGACGAGGCCCAGTACAAGGAGGAGGAACTGTGGGACTCGTTCATCGTGGAGCTGCATAAAAGGCCCGGCCAGGGCCTGGGACTAAGCATCGTGGGGAGGAG ATCGCGGGACCAAAG GAACGACACGGGGGTGTTTGTGTCCGACATCATCAAAGGAGGATTAGCGGACGCCGACGGCCGACTGATGCAGGGTGACCAGATCCTGTCGGTCAACGGAGAAGACGTCCGGTCCGCCACCCAGGAAGCAGTCGCCGATCTTCTCAAG TGCTGTGTCGGTTCGCTGAAGATGGACGTCGGGAGGTTTAAAGCCGGCCCCTTCCACTCGCAACGAAGGCTGTCCCAAAGTAGCCAG ATGGAACAGACAAGTGAACCTTGCACCTCCAAGGTGGGTTCAGAAATCCTTTCTGGCGATCCGAGTCAACAGG CACCAGATCACCAGGACGTGAGAACGGCGGAGTTCACCAAAGGCCCCGGCGACTCCCTGGGCGTCAGTATTGCAGGTGGGGTGGGCAGCCCCTTGGGCAACATACCCATCTTTATCGCCATGATGAACCCCGCCGGCCTGGCAGCGCAGACCCAAAAGCTAATG GTGGGGGACCGGATCACGAGTATCTGTGGAACCTCTACCGAAGGCATGAGCCACTCGCAAGCCGTCACTTTGCTCAAGAACGCCACAGGGACAATACAGCTGCAA GTGGTGGCGGGCGGCGACAACACCGTGACCGGCGCGGCTCAAGAGCAGGCGGCCGGAGGACTCCCGCCGCCCAGCTGCATCTTTCAAGATGACCTCAG CCCTCCTCAGTACAAAAGCATCACGCTGGCGCGAGGAGCGGACGGTCTGGGCTTCAGCATCGTCGGAGGCTACGGCAGCCCCCACGGGGACCTGCCCATCTACGTCAAGACGGTGTTCGGCAAGGGGGCGGCGGCAGAGGACGGCCGCCTGAAGCGGGGCGACCAGATCGTGGCGGTCAACGGGCAGCCGCTGGAGGGCGTCACGCACGAGGAGGCCGTGGGCATCCTGAAGAGGACCAAAGGAAGCGTTACACTGACCGTCCTGTCCTAG